The following coding sequences are from one Rhodopirellula islandica window:
- a CDS encoding alpha-amylase family glycosyl hydrolase, whose translation MFDSLHRTVAQRLIVIEGREMGQTALLDGMEDKAAEPSQVTKSGMGAIVHDDGVAFRVWAPNADRVSVIGTFNDWQSEATPLKREEHGTWYVDVAKAKAGDEYKYRITRGDKSFDRIDPYAREVTNSIGNAVVYKDTFDWKHPTFHRPAQNELVIYEMHIGTFHRDDPDQPGTFSDAVAKFKHLKELGINAIQIMPVAEFAGDLSWGYNPAHIFAVEQAYGGPDALKAFVDAAHQAGFAVIIDVVYNHFGPSDLDLWQFDGWSENDKGGIYFYQDHRSNTPWGDTRPDYGRGEVRQFIHDNAMMWMREYHADGLRYDMTAYIRTVSGIGNDDIAEGWGLMQWINRDLRNEFPGCYLIAEDLQTNNWLTKTEDQGGAGFTTQWDAAFVHPIRTAVQEIDDAHRDMWAVRDALCHRYNGDAFQRVVYSESHDEVANGKSRVPSEIDAEDPESRFAKKRTILAAALALTAPGVPMLFQGQEMLEDDWFEDTDPLEWERTRRLRGIKRLFRDLIQLRLNKDGFSKGLTGQHIVMHHVNENDKVVAFVRRAEDPQDDVLVLANFANRSWDQYEIGFPDSGDWQLKLNTDWSGYDQDFDDHPVEHVDATDQPYDGLAARAEVSFGAYAVLIYTR comes from the coding sequence ATGTTTGATTCGCTGCACCGGACAGTTGCTCAGCGTTTGATCGTCATTGAAGGGCGTGAGATGGGACAGACTGCGTTGTTGGATGGAATGGAAGATAAGGCGGCTGAACCGTCGCAAGTCACCAAGTCAGGAATGGGGGCCATCGTTCACGACGACGGAGTTGCCTTCCGAGTTTGGGCACCCAACGCGGATCGCGTGAGCGTGATCGGTACATTCAACGACTGGCAATCAGAAGCCACGCCGCTGAAGCGAGAAGAGCACGGGACTTGGTACGTCGACGTTGCCAAGGCGAAAGCGGGTGACGAATATAAATACAGAATCACCCGAGGCGACAAATCCTTTGATCGCATTGACCCGTACGCCCGCGAAGTCACCAACTCCATCGGCAACGCGGTCGTCTACAAAGACACATTCGATTGGAAGCATCCGACCTTTCACCGGCCAGCACAGAATGAGTTGGTGATCTACGAGATGCACATCGGAACGTTTCATCGAGACGATCCCGATCAACCGGGGACGTTCTCCGATGCGGTTGCGAAGTTCAAGCATCTCAAAGAGCTTGGAATCAACGCGATCCAGATCATGCCAGTCGCCGAGTTCGCTGGCGATTTGTCGTGGGGATACAACCCAGCGCACATCTTCGCGGTTGAGCAGGCTTATGGTGGTCCGGACGCGTTGAAAGCGTTTGTCGACGCAGCACATCAAGCTGGTTTTGCGGTGATCATCGACGTCGTCTACAACCACTTTGGCCCCAGCGATTTGGATTTGTGGCAGTTCGACGGTTGGAGTGAGAACGACAAGGGCGGCATCTACTTCTATCAAGACCATCGCTCCAACACGCCTTGGGGCGACACGCGACCCGACTACGGTCGCGGCGAAGTTCGCCAGTTCATCCACGACAACGCAATGATGTGGATGCGGGAATACCATGCTGATGGTTTGCGGTATGACATGACCGCCTACATTCGCACGGTCTCCGGTATCGGCAACGACGACATCGCGGAAGGCTGGGGATTGATGCAGTGGATCAACCGCGATTTGCGAAACGAGTTCCCGGGGTGTTACTTGATCGCGGAAGATTTGCAGACCAACAACTGGTTGACCAAGACGGAAGATCAAGGCGGTGCGGGCTTCACAACCCAGTGGGACGCGGCCTTTGTCCACCCGATCCGTACCGCGGTGCAAGAAATCGACGATGCACATCGAGACATGTGGGCGGTGCGAGACGCGTTGTGTCATCGATACAACGGCGACGCTTTCCAACGAGTCGTGTACAGCGAATCGCATGATGAAGTCGCCAACGGCAAGTCTCGCGTTCCCAGCGAGATCGATGCGGAGGATCCTGAAAGCCGGTTTGCAAAGAAACGAACAATCCTGGCAGCGGCTTTGGCGCTAACTGCACCGGGAGTTCCGATGTTGTTTCAAGGCCAAGAGATGTTGGAAGACGACTGGTTCGAAGACACAGATCCGCTCGAGTGGGAACGGACTCGCCGCCTTCGAGGAATCAAACGTCTGTTCCGTGATCTCATTCAATTGCGATTGAACAAAGACGGTTTTTCAAAAGGATTGACGGGGCAACACATCGTGATGCATCACGTCAATGAAAATGACAAGGTCGTCGCGTTCGTGCGGCGGGCTGAGGATCCTCAAGACGACGTTTTGGTGCTGGCCAACTTTGCCAATCGTTCTTGGGATCAATACGAAATCGGTTTTCCCGATTCAGGCGATTGGCAATTGAAACTGAACACCGATTGGTCGGGCTACGATCAAGACTTCGACGATCACCCGGTTGAACATGTCGATGCGACGGACCAACCGTACGACGGTTTGGCAGCGAGAGCCGAAGTTTCGTTCGGTGCCTACGCGGTTTTGATCTACACGCGCTGA